GTGCCTCGGACATGGGCATGGCCGAGGCCGCCCCGTACTTCCTGGCCGCGTAGCTCGCACCGGCGACGGTGCCGCGCGGTCCCGTTCCCCCGACCAGCACGGGCCGGTCGCGCAGGGTGGGGCGGGTGAGCTGTTCCACGGACGCGTAGAAGGCATCCATGTCCAGGTGCAGCACCCAGCGAGTCATACCGACATTGAACGAGACCCCACCGACAACGGCCAGCCCGGTGGTGCTGTCCCCGGAGTGTTCCCGTGCACACCGGACATCCGGGCCGGGTGACCCCACGATACGGTGAATCCGTGCTCAGTACTGGTGTCGGCTGGTTCCGGCTGATCGCGGTCGCCGAAGCGGTCTCGTGGGCCGGACTGTTGATCGCGATGGTGTTCAAGTACGGGTTCGGGTTCCCCGAGGCGGTGACCGTCATGGGGTGGATACACGGTTTGGTGTTCACCGCCTACGTGCTCGCCAGCCTGGTGATGTACGGCCCGCTGCGGTGGAGTTTCCGGGTGCTGGTGCTTGCCCTGCTGGCTTCGGTCCCGCCGTTCGGTTCGGTGGTGTTCGAGCGGTGGGCGCTGCGGCGCGGGCTGCTCACCACTCCCAGTCCGCTGGGTCCGACTTCCTGGTCGAGGCTGGTCGGGGCGCTGCGCGCGTTGAACTGAAGCGACGCGCCCGGTGCGCGGGGCTCGCCGGTCGGTTCGTCGGAAGGGGCTCTCCCGGGATGGGCGGATCTCTGAGGTGGCGAGCAGGCCGCCACGAACCCGCGGACCTGGGTTCGTTGCCCCGGTTGCCGTGGACCCTCGGCCGGTGGTGCTTCGGGGCGTCCGGCGCCGGTTCGCTCCTCGGACACCGAGCGGGTGGCAGGGGCCCCGTGAGGGGATCCCAGAAGTCCGGTGTCAGAAGTCCCCTGAGGCCTGTCTGACCTTGCCCAGCAGCTCGGTGAGCTGCTGGGTCTGTCGCTCGGTGATGCCGGAGAGGCCGAAATCGATGGCCGTGACCGACTCCGTCGCCTTGTCCGTCACCGTCCGGCCGTGGTCGGTGATCTCCACCAGTGTCGTACGTCGATCGGTCGGATGGGGGACACGACGCACCAGTTCGTCCGCTTCCAACCTGTCGACGATATTGGTGACGCTGGTCGGGTGTAGTTGCAGTCGGTCCCCCATGACACGCATCGGAAGGCTTCCCTGGCGGGAGAATGTCAGCAGCACGAGCGCTTCGTAGCGGGCGAAGGTGAGGTTGTGCGGCCGAAGTGCCGAGTCGACCGCCGACTGCAGTATCTGCTGCACCCGCATGATGCTGGTCACCGCGGCCATCGTCGACGAAGGTCCGACGCGTTGCGACCAAGTCTCGGCCGCGCGAGCTATGGGATCGAATGGCAGCGGTTGGCGGGGGCTCATGGCATTCGACGCTAGCAGCGTGCTGTTGCACGAACGGGCGATGTGGGGTGCTTTCTCGGGTGTTCGCGGTCGGCGCGTCGAAAACGTTCGGGGGACGCGATGCCGATAGGCTCCCCGCGGTGGCGATCCGCGAAGCCCGGTGAGAACGAGACTTCGTAGTCAGGAGAGACGCACATGTTGGTCGCATTCAGCGTGGCCCCCTCCGGAGCAGGCGACTCCGACAGCGTGAGCGCCGCTGTCGCGGAGGCGGTGCGCATCGTGCGCGAGTCGGGACTGCCGCACGAGACGAACGCCATGTTCACCACCATCGAAGGCGAGTGGGAGGAGGTGATGGACGTGGTCCGGCGTGCCACCGACGCGGTCTCGGCGAGGGCTCCCCGCACCAGTCTGGTGCTCAAGGCCGACATCCGGCCCGGCCACACCGACCAGCTCCGGAAGAAGGTCGAACGGGTCGAGCAGCGGCTCGAGAGCGATGCCTGAGGCGGGCACCGGCTGGCGGTGGAGGGGTGAGTCCGACAGCGCTGGAGTGACCCCCGCGGCTGGAGTGACCCCGCGTGGGGGGGGGGGGGGGGGCGGTGCCGGACCTCTTTCCGGCACCGCCGTCGAGCCAGTCAGCTCACTTGGCCTTCGGGTGGTCCACCACCGGCGCGTTGACGCACTGCGAGCTCTCGTTCGTCAGCAAGTCGAGGTTGATCCCGATGAGGGCGCTGATTTCGTTGCCGCAGAGCTGGATCGGCACCGCGCTGATGTTGTTGTCGTCCAGCACGTTGATGCCGTCGTTGTCCTTGGTGTCGGCGGACGCGGCCGCGGCCATGGTCATCGCGCCCAGCGCGGCGACGCCTGCTGCACCGGCAACACGGGTTGCAATACGCACTATTCAGTACCTCTCGTCGAACTTGTGGGTAGGGAAGAATCCCGATCGAGTCCCTACGGAGTTGCGTCGGGTGCCGCGCGGCGGCGCCCGACGCGGACTCGTGAGTGGGTTTCGACCCGGCGCCGCTCGAAGATTAGGGATTTTCGCCAGCTACCCCTGATCGAGTGATAAACGCTTGCTCGATGGAGTGAGCGCAACCTCCGTTCGAATGCGTTTCGTGGTCGATCTCGGGAGTGGTGTTCCTCCGGTAGCGCCGTAACGGGGTGGACACCGTTCCGTGCTCGGCGACGTGGCACGATGGGGGTGTGACACGGCCTGATCCACGGCAGAACTCCAATGCAGGGCAGCGCGCGGCATCCTCCGCCCCGATGGCAGGGGCGGTCGACCTGTCGGCGTTGAAGAGCCGGGCCGACGCCCAGGCGAAGTCAGCGGGCTCCGGCGGCGACTCCGGCGGTTCCGGGGGCTCCGGCGACGCCGGTGCCGCGATCGTCGAGGTCACCGAGGCCAATTTCCAGGCCGAGGTGGTCGACCGGTCGATGCAGGTGCCGGTCGTGGTCGATCTGTGGGCTACCTGGTGCCAGCCGTGCAAGCAGCTCTCCCCGGTCCTGGAGAAGCTGGCCCGCGAGGGCGGCGGTTCCTGGGTGCTGGCCACCATCGACGTGGACTCGAACCAGCGAATCGCGCAGTTGTTCGGCGTCCAGTCGATTCCGACCGTGATCGCGATCGCGGGAGG
The nucleotide sequence above comes from Actinopolyspora erythraea. Encoded proteins:
- a CDS encoding MarR family winged helix-turn-helix transcriptional regulator, which produces MSPRQPLPFDPIARAAETWSQRVGPSSTMAAVTSIMRVQQILQSAVDSALRPHNLTFARYEALVLLTFSRQGSLPMRVMGDRLQLHPTSVTNIVDRLEADELVRRVPHPTDRRTTLVEITDHGRTVTDKATESVTAIDFGLSGITERQTQQLTELLGKVRQASGDF
- a CDS encoding MTH1187 family thiamine-binding protein, yielding MLVAFSVAPSGAGDSDSVSAAVAEAVRIVRESGLPHETNAMFTTIEGEWEEVMDVVRRATDAVSARAPRTSLVLKADIRPGHTDQLRKKVERVEQRLESDA
- a CDS encoding DUF3817 domain-containing protein, producing MLSTGVGWFRLIAVAEAVSWAGLLIAMVFKYGFGFPEAVTVMGWIHGLVFTAYVLASLVMYGPLRWSFRVLVLALLASVPPFGSVVFERWALRRGLLTTPSPLGPTSWSRLVGALRALN